The DNA sequence AACcataattaactaaaataacaACAAAGTAAAGCTTTGCCTTTTATATCgtcttatataacattttaccaCGTGCAAGAAAACTAGTTAgcaaaaaactaattattgcaaaatctggtacaatttcttttttaattttaatactatattttacattatattattcatataaatataaaattatgttctttttaaaattttctttacaaatcaTAGATCAAAAcacattgaatttaattgatgttaaattcttttattatattataattacaattttataactatcatattataattacaatttcataactatcatattataactctctttatcattaaatcatataattatatcattaaatctttcttttgtattaatggaaaaaatgatttttaatttatcatgatTTACTTCAACTACAATTACAATTCTTAAAATCCTTCATTTCTTTAAGCTCAGGAAATGTGTTTTACTTTAATCTTGAATTATGTATAcagatatacatacaaatttgataattataattttacactcACCGGGTAGTTCAAGAAAATTTGAAGTTCTGCGTTGTCGGCCGCGTGGATGAGCGCTAAAATTTAAGGGGCCCACATCTTCGTTGGTAACGTTGGATATGTTAGAGCATTGACTATCGCGGGAGCCGCGTCTGGATGCCAGATAAGCTGCAATACAATCGCGCATGAGAGTTTCATGAAAATTCAACGCATTCACAACATATGTTCAAAAGGGATCGTCAAAGAGTAAACCGTATCATGATACGCCATACTAtctgtgagtgtgtgtgtgtgtgtgtgtgtgtgtgtgtgtgtgttttacaTCATGCATGTATTGATATATTGTTAGTCGAGAGCGTGACATTTGAGGAAACGTCCATCATCGACACTATGTTACTTATTAAACTTTCATGACCCGAGAACGCGCTTGCGAGAATAAATTCTCGATGAGgagaaatacatataacagTGACGTCTCTTTATGAGTCAACGAATATATATCAGGAACGAATTTCAAGATTAgcatcattaaataataatccatttttatattaacgaCTATTAATCATGGGAAAAGCATAGTTTCTCTTAAATTATCACAAAGTGTAAAGGGAGTGAAATCAGGCGAAGGAGATAGGATGttcaaaatttatgataatctatattttccgcaaagatttaaaaagtaattatgcaaaatttggTTCAAATCGgtttagaatttataaggAACATacagacattttattttatatttatatagatgataatcttttttactattattaccTCCgtggtattaaaaaataactttttattgtttaagaattattgtaaataagctccggcaaaatatttcaatcaaaatgTCATCTCAATTCGATctaactgacaatgagatttAATATTCctcaattcaaataatatttcaataatgtcTATAACGCTTTAACATGAGAGATATATCGCAAATCTATACGCGTTGtcaaatttacaatttcacACGTGTTCCGCGTGATAGATTTTCCCACCAACCCAACCAATGAAACCACCAAACTAATGAAAGTCGAATGGCCAATGATCAAAGAATTGGAAGATTAAATCTCAAGAGTATACTACAACTTTTTCATTCAGCGTTATTTAGGAACGAAAAGATCCAATAGActaaaaggataaaaaaaaagaacgtagAAACTTTAgcagaataagaaaaagaaaaaaaggaaaaaaagaattagatctaagaaaaaattcaagagTATCAAATAAAGTATACTAAAAAAGAGGAAGGATTATAAGAGCTTcttgcatgtatatatatataaaaatatatatatatatatatatatatatatatatatatatgcgcgcgTATAAATTACGAATGAGTTTAACACGTAAATTACAAAGCTTACATTACGCCCGTTATTAACGTGCGTTATGGATTTTCATCAACAGGAGAGTACTCGATCGGATTAAAAGAGTAAATGACTCGTAGGCCATGAATTTCGCCGTGGCAAAATCCCAAATTTCACTTCCACGGAGGCCAATTATCGATGGCCAGTGTACACGTGCCGAGATTATTCAcgtgtcgtcgtcgtcgtaatTCTCGCTTCCACCCCAAATCGACCTGCGTCACGCTTGCTATAACGAACAACTTTAATCGCGAAAAAATCCACTGtggttttttttatgatgacgcgtaatattagaaatattacaaatacaaaataaaatttgcattttatcaatatttaaattcagcATTTGCTTTTATTCATTGTTCACTTGCATCAATTCATTgcttactttaaattatatagtttatagttaataatgaaataacaaTCTTAgttataattaagttaatataaaaattaactcagaaaaataaatcaaataagaagaattttaattgataaaactaaatttaaaaatattataaataatagtaaataaccgatattaaattaataagaatcttgcaattgttaaaaattataagttaattgttaaaacttatcacaaaattacaagcctcaaattatttttcgtacattaaatatatctgttaGACAacgctatatataatatctttaattaactaACCCTCGTCAGAAAAGTGGGACGTTTTGTGTTTCTCGAGATAACATCGGCTGTCGTTTATTACCCAAAATCGCGCCACCGAATTACGAAAGAAAGAGACGGAGGAAATACACTGGAACTTGGAAGGAAAAATATCTCTCGTTATAAACGGAGAGGAAAAAGTTtcgtagaaaagaaaaaaaaactcaccAAGGCCGCCTTTCATGGAACCTCTCCTTCGGGGACTGGACAGCATAGTGATCTCAGTATCAGCCTCTCCCATATCCGTTAAATCACTGGTCGATCGTCGAGACATGTTTTTCTCGCCCCTTCTATGTCTCGAGCGCTCTTTTAAACCCTCATGATGTTCGCGACCAACTTCGTCTAAACATCCTTGGCTTTTGTTGAAACGCCcgttaatctttttatttttcaagctTTCACCGGTTTCCTCAGTAGTTTTTTCATGCATACCAAGAGAACCCTCCATAGATGGTGTTTTTCCTGTGTCGATGCTTTTGTATCCCGCGGTCTCTCTGCTAATGCTCTTTTGATCCACATCCGGACTTCGATCCGCTTTCGGACTGGTCGCGTTGTGCGACGTCGGCGTTACTATTGTCGGCGACATAGGACTTTTTAAGCTCATCAGGCCAAAGCAGGAATTTCTCCGCCGATCAAAAGATTTCGGGCTTCTCTGACCATAATTACATGACGAATTGACTGATCTACTGCGATCGATCATCGATGACGAGGTCGCCGACATTGGGTAACTCGCTGCTTGTTTCAGATTCTTGCGCGGATCGCAAAATTGAAAGATTGGCGATTTGTGGCCAGGCGAGTGCAGTATTTCGCTGTTGGGGGTCATGGGACTGCGCGGCGGACCCGTGATGCGGGTACTGTAGTAACTGGGACTCCTGGGGCTTCTGGGACTCCTGGGACTCCTGGGCCCGAGCTGCTGCTCGAGCTCGCCGGCGCGCCCAAACTCGTCGAAGTCGAAGTTCGTGTTGGGCGTCTCCGGGTAGTACTCGGGCGGAAATTCGAAGACCAGAGGAGTACCGGGCGACTTGGTCAACGACTGACCGAGAGTCGGACTCCGCTGCTCGGCGATCGGCACCTGCTGCTGGAGGCGAGGTAGCGCTGGCAACTGCCGTGGACTCCTCGGAGACTTGAGATGGATCGATTGTCCGGGACTGTTGGTCGCCATCTCCGACACAAAGTCTCTCTGATGAATTTACCTTCCTCTCGGATCGCGTTATCTCTGACGGATCGACGCTCTGAGCTGAGTATTTATCGTGCTTTTGTCATTGTCGCGCTGCAGAAACGATCGCCGTCGGCTTTCAAGCTACGTCCATAAATCGTCAATGTAATGTCCTACTACGACAGCCACTCTTCTCATTTCAACGGATTTgctgttaaatttaatttcgataaatatctatatgaTTGCAAAATGTTGCGgaataaatgtatttcattATCGTTCTGGCTTAAGTTTTCTGAAAACTGTCAAATacgaaaagagaaatttaacatttaaattttaaataaaaagtaactaagaaaattaaattaatcatatataatttttttgataaacattttttccatattatatatatatatatatatatagaatttagtGACCAATAGCTTTTCACatgcattaaaattgaaagcacaatatataaatcttaaagcttaaaaaaaaactcgcatataattacttatttcgttaaatgttttcctctctctttctctctctctttctctctctctctctctctctctctctctctctctctctctctctctctctctctctctcttttaaacATGCACacataaagaaagaaaagaagagggaaaaaaacgagagaaagaaatttaaattttatacacttcacatatatacaatcattttatatttctttaaaacttCAGTTTTACTGTAGAAAAAGTTACCTTAAATAGATTTcattaaacgaaaaattactttattttgcattaaattgattcaaatgattaattaattatcatgagATGTGATGCTACTCTGTAATAGCGCGTGACCTATAATCGTAAGGTTAAAACGTACCTATGTCAAGTTCACGATCGAAACCCATATTGCGAAAGTTATATtgatctaaataaaataaaaaaaggcataaattatttttaattatcttcttCATTGCTATTTTAGTCAAAATAGACACTccattgataattattgtaataaaaaataaagtaatgagGTTATTTCTAAACAAAGCAACGACATTCagttaaataaacaaaaattcataatttctcgaataaatattttcatttcagcTCAATTTTCTGTTTATCTGCTAGCAAATTATCAGAAAGTAcacaattttatgataaaaataacaaagatataCCGttcaattattgaaaaagCCATTTTCCAAATCATATAATAGCATTTAAACAGTATTTACTATGCGCAACGTATGTAATtgtctatattataatatataatgattaatattgacaaaataaagGACACGCATGCCAATTATATCGTAAGATAAACAAATACAACGATGTACACGAACTCATTACCCAAAGCGATACACTAGTTAGCCGACTAGAGATTAACCTGTTGATCGTCGTTGTCACGAAGAATACCGTCACGTTGTTTAGTTGCGCCAAGACGTCAAACAATAATGTTATGATGCCTAAAACGGTGAAACGCGAAATCTCGTATCGCGCTGATTGAAAGAATCTAAGCCTAAATGAAGAAAAACGCACTCGTTGGATCCAGCCGAATTTTGCGTCGTGAGGAGAATGAAGCGTGAAAACGAAGACGATGCCACTTCGACGATGGCCGGCACGCTACTGAGGGGTTGCGATGTAATATAGAAGCCACCCCCGCACCACCCGCTTCGCAACCGCCGCAAGCCACCCTTCCCGTATCCAGCTCGACCCTGGGGCATTCTGTTGTTCTCTCCCTCGCACATGCTCTTTCAACAATTCGCATTCGCGTTCAATGTTATTTACAACTGTAATGATTTTTATCGGATCttcgcaattttaaaatatcatatttttttttaacaataacgtcaaattttttattaactttataattggAAATTTAGTTTCTTATGTTTTCTATTTAACGCGCTTTAGAAATGCTTTTTACAACATGATTTTGATATTACTAAGagaacttattatataaacaaaatataacaattatataacaaaaaactaaaaagaaattgtgaaaatatctatttctaactaatatttatttctatatttatagatCTACTTTACGtaaagatatcttttaaaaCTTGTGAAGAGATAAGTTTTGCAACTTATATGCGCGATTAACCACGCATattgaaataacaaatttaatcgaATCATCATGTCagttttcaactttttaaacTAACGCTTTTGCTAGTCTACAAAGGATATCGTCCATCGATAGTCTATCAAAGAAAGTTGTTTGTGTTTACGTCAAGGAAACTCATGAAGGGCTTGCAAGCTTGTAGTTGAAGTCTGTTGTGACAATATCCAACAGGTAGATGTTTAGTATATGCAGGCACATTGCGAAATCTAATATGCCCCTGATGTTGGTTCAAGCCCGTTTACCTAGCATAGTTCGGCCTTTAATTAGTAAAGCACTATAGTATACACTATAAAGGTTTCGCGCATGGAGGAATCTGATTTGGCCTCCTCATCAGTCTGTAGCATTCATCGATTGGCACCACTTTGTGGTGGACGCGTCAGTTTTTGGCAAGAGCCACGTCAGATTGCAGAAATACTTCGAATTGAATTTAGACGCTAgcagatattaaatatttaataatataaaacggaagaagagaaagaagcaAACTACATTATATCGAACTTAACATTGTCAGATAACACTTTCAATGAAGCTACTAATCTCGCAAGAAGCAAGATTGTGTACCTAACATTTTGAACTttccttttattatttgataagttcaaaattgattatttacataaaatggaagaaaataaattatctattataatcCCCATTAACTCTGCCTAACTAAATTCGCATGTTAGAAACtcgataaaagtttaataaatttaaaaaaaaagatgaaaagtgTTTTTCAGTATTGCTTTATTTCATGATGTCTGTGaagaaaatttcataatttcaaataactatgataataaataaatcaaatcaagttgaattaagatttaaaaaattagcatGTGTTGTGTGGAAATATATTGCCTTTTACGTCTTATATCATCCGAGTAATGCGCAAAGCTAGTAATATGAGAGACCGCTAGATAGCAGAtacatatagtaaaaatacagTGATCAAATTGTGCGTTTATCACAAGCAATAAAAACTTTCTGattctaatttatatgtataatcctcgttgcaatatttataaaataaaatttatgtaatttattttctaatttgatatattagaaagtttatattgcacaatattgcgacaaataatacaatattattattcttgacGTTtactatttgatatttatttcaccACCAACccacttatattatattattgatgcGATCGTAACTCAGAAGTCTTGCAATAAAGagaatttagatatatatatttatatatagagaggAAAGTTTAgtcttgaatatatataataagactgctacataaataaataaataaataaataaataaataaataaataaataaatatatatatatatatatatcttcttattaaattatctttgtataaattataaattatttgtctgTGCCCAAATTAAAACAgtcaaataatgtttttcaacatttatttgaagaaaaacaTTGCAAAAATCGTGTAACATATActgtataattgataaaacaagttgaaatatttctttctaccTCAATAATAAGTACTGTTGTTTGGATATatctacttattgttaatagatATCGAACGCACAATAAAAACACTTTACTTGCTTTTAAGTGATTAGTGTTTCTAATATGGATGTGCATTAGAGTTGACTTATATCTTCTTATTTCTACTTATAATTATCTAGCAAATTAGAGTAAGTGGTCAATTAATTCCTATTTCACATTGATCAAAAATTGACTTTATGTCAGTGAAACAATTGTTTGTGACTGGTTCTAGCCGCTCATATCATCTGCgacgatattttattcttaaacgATAATGAATCGCtagatgttatataaatatttttgtatttatttataaacaatttttataataatatgtaattacttaacaaattttattaatttattaatttatactaaaatatgaaaacactgtgttttctttatataaaaaaataatattttaaataatttttgtaaacatcAATTTCTccatgtttaatttaattaaaaatgtttattattctactttttagtaaactaaaacattaatttcaaagtttaaaaagttaattcttTTGTATCTAACATCTTTATTGTGAAGAATACTACATGAACaaaacatgtaataaatgCAGTAAGTCTAAGCACGTGTACTAATAATCCTTGCGCCTAAATCCAGTCTTTAAATTCCTAACGTCATACATGTATGAGATATAACCGTGCTATATTTAggtgttataattttatattatttttatcacatgcatttattgtcatattattatcaatattttacttacagATTCAcctgaaaaatattgaaaaaataaattaatcttacaaCTATATTTCAAATGAAATACGTTTCATACTactaatcaaattatttctatttaatataaattattaataaaaacagaaaaaataaagaatttaggatctaaaagaaatttcgtaactcttattcttattttatattttgtttcatgtatattatacaagtaTCGTCGAAGATGTATGAACTGCCACTGATATAGTTGTAGTTATATCtgtttcttttgtattatatatttataatttatttaatattaattccttaaatttttattgtcgcTAAAAATAACTGTAGTTAAAAAGAGATTGTCggataaaatgtacaaatattaaaatccaaTTATTGTAAGAAGATAATGTAACTTAACCAGTTAACTTATGTAGACCATATCATATGAGTGCATGGAAGTTATATAGTAGGTAGTATCAGAAACCGTCAGATAGCGGATGCGTACAGTACAAATTTAACGACGACGCATATATTGATGAAAACATTATCAGTCTATTTCGGAGAGAAATAAAGTATCGCAGTATGTAtacattcaaaaaattatgcgaTAATTTATCTCATTGATTCTGAACTATCTTACTTTAATCGATTTAGATAACCGAATGAGAGCATTACTTGCACTATAGCATTAACATGCATAAAACGCGCAACACGTGGCGTAATCATCGATTAGTAGAGCTGACGAAAATTTGCGAAAGTAGCACATTTCCAACTCGATGAAGAACAAAAATACATCACTCGCAGCGATGCATTCCATTGGAAAGCATACACATGTCGCGAAATGCATTAAATCACCTAATCTTatcttttaatgatatttacattgttttgtagataaaatagTTGGTAATCTgatctttatattttgcattgatTGATAATCTTCACGTTACTACGACATTATGTACAGAGAAATGATAACCTTGCACtcgacattatattttataccgcATTACAGTATTAATTCTCTGAAAAATGTTGACGTTTaaagatttctatttttatcaaactaCAATAAACGTCATACATATGCAgcgtatataattacaatatacattgactcatgttttttaatattttataggaatctattttatttcctatGTGTGGGATGATCATTAGATGACTCAGGTGTTCTACAGTTTTATGAActctataaatatacatccatattaatatctgtattaaaaactaaattaaaagcctttttactaaaattttgcaaaacacATCCGAATGCATATTGtacatacttattttttatccttattttttatattaattgttcacatatttatttttcatattctttttcaaattgatGAGAATAAcacattacttttatattatcgcagTTAATCAGAATAACATTACtttatatcgaatattttttaatgcattaactacttcataaaattattatttttaaataatattataataaattcgtaCATGCCattattctaaaaagttaCTATATTGTAGTATCTTCTGTTAATATCAGTAGTATCTATTGACATTCTCAGTCTATCATACTGTAACTCTCTAGCGACTTATtcctatttattataaacgagAAAGATCAGGAACAAGAAGTCTCCTACTACCATTATACTATCGTGAGGGGAGCGGCACGCATCCTGATGACGTTTCTAGTGGGGTGCTGATACGAATCCACCCACAGTCTCAACGCTAGCTCGACTGGCAATCAGTCAGAACAACGTCGTGAGAGGATTCGTATTCAGTCGTCGAGCGTCCCGTTTGTCTGTTGCATCTAGTCTTTGTCTCCCACTTCGATCACTCGACCTCGATCCAACTCGATAAAAAGCGAGATCTCGACACATTGCCAGATGCCATCGCTGAGGACTTTTCGCATCGAATTCGATCGGTCAGGCGCTACTTACACGCCTGGCGAACTAGTCACCGGCAACGTCATCGTCGACCTGGCCAGAGAGAAATCCATCAGAGGTAAATAGTGTCCAACATACACGTGTCGCCGCGTGTCGTGGCACGAGATCAAGCAAGTATCGAGCGATTGTATCGCCGGCGCCATGTCGGATGAGCGTCGGGCGCCAAAGTGCgcacgtgtgtatatatgtgcgtaAAAATGCGTGACAGTGTGAAACCAATGCCGTGAAAAAGAGGCGCCGAATACTCTCACCAAGAATGTGTTTTTGTATGAATATCTATTCTGTGGATggataaagtaattaaaaaattcaatcagAAAAGAACTAAATAACACTAACATCTTGAAAGAAATCTTTTAAACTcgtttttaaactttaaacttttattcaaaagaaggaacaaaaaattgtactaaTTAAACGAAAAACATTGCCTGAccatgcaataaaaattatatcaaaaatttatattgcattagGATATAATACAACGCATCTAAGTTAATTCAATgcagttaattaaattgtatt is a window from the Anoplolepis gracilipes chromosome 17, ASM4749672v1, whole genome shotgun sequence genome containing:
- the LOC140675171 gene encoding uncharacterized protein isoform X1, which translates into the protein MATNSPGQSIHLKSPRSPRQLPALPRLQQQVPIAEQRSPTLGQSLTKSPGTPLVFEFPPEYYPETPNTNFDFDEFGRAGELEQQLGPRSPRSPRSPRSPSYYSTRITGPPRSPMTPNSEILHSPGHKSPIFQFCDPRKNLKQAASYPMSATSSSMIDRSRSVNSSCNYGQRSPKSFDRRRNSCFGLMSLKSPMSPTIVTPTSHNATSPKADRSPDVDQKSISRETAGYKSIDTGKTPSMEGSLGMHEKTTEETGESLKNKKINGRFNKSQGCLDEVGREHHEGLKERSRHRRGEKNMSRRSTSDLTDMGEADTEITMLSSPRRRGSMKGGLAYLASRRGSRDSQCSNISNVTNEDVGPLNFSAHPRGRQRRTSNFLELPVPDHIRPRVHSLPEKAYNPRAGDDLYRLRAFSITHKGVVNRGDSIISRRSRSNTSVNSSRNSNVSGERSPFEGSCCSGQGASTDSDVEESISKYRVILLGDSGVGKTALVSQFMTSEYINTYDASLDLHLYVVDDEFGEKTVSILLDGEESEMIFIDHPHVEMSVENSLSTYEPHACIVVYSIVSRTSFQVVEEILNYLWQEHYTKEHTVIVVGNKSDLARSRTILANDGKQLATSRECKFIETSSGLKHNVDELLVGVLKQIRLRESREKKLRRQGSKGKLLSKLHNSKTVLSLNLAREILNKMCLNDSKSKSCENLHVL
- the LOC140675171 gene encoding uncharacterized protein isoform X2, with translation MATNSPGQSIHLKSPRSPRQLPALPRLQQQVPIAEQRSPTLGQSLTKSPGTPLVFEFPPEYYPETPNTNFDFDEFGRAGELEQQLGPRSPRSPRSPRSPSYYSTRITGPPRSPMTPNSEILHSPGHKSPIFQFCDPRKNLKQAASYPMSATSSSMIDRSRSVNSSCNYGQRSPKSFDRRRNSCFGLMSLKSPMSPTIVTPTSHNATSPKADRSPDVDQKSISRETAGYKSIDTGKTPSMEGSLGMHEKTTEETGESLKNKKINGRFNKSQGCLDEVGREHHEGLKERSRHRRGEKNMSRRSTSDLTDMGEADTEITMLSSPRRRGSMKGGLAYLASRRGSRDSQCSNISNVTNEDVGPLNFSAHPRGRQRRTSNFLELPVPDHIRPRVHSLPEKAYNPRAGDDLYRLRAFSITHKGVVNRGDSIISRRSRSNTSVNSSRNSNVSGERSPFEGSCCSGQGASTDSDVEESISKYRVILLGDSGVGKTALVSQFMTSEYINTYDASLDDEFGEKTVSILLDGEESEMIFIDHPHVEMSVENSLSTYEPHACIVVYSIVSRTSFQVVEEILNYLWQEHYTKEHTVIVVGNKSDLARSRTILANDGKQLATSRECKFIETSSGLKHNVDELLVGVLKQIRLRESREKKLRRQGSKGKLLSKLHNSKTVLSLNLAREILNKMCLNDSKSKSCENLHVL